TGGCGGATAGCGCATGCGACGCATCATCATACTGCCCCATGCGCTTGCTGATTGTAGCCTGGTGTGAATAAAGCGGCCCTTCGTGGGCGAGAATGCCGGTGGACTGCGCCAGGGCGAGGCCTTCGTCCAGCAGTGTCTGTGACTCACGCAGTTGTCCGGCGGCGACTTTGAGACCGACAAGGTTTTCCAGATTGTAGAGGATTTCCTTTTTGCTGCCTATGCGACGATTGATTGCCAGTGCCTCGGCGAGCGCCTCGGCGGCTTTAGCATCAGACCCGGCCAACTGGTAGGTATAGCCGAGATTATTCAGTGTGCGGGCAATCTCGCCCTGATTGCCGATTTCCTTCTTTAGCTTAAGGGAGTGGTTGAACAGGAAGATGCTTCGCTTCAGTTTTCCCTGCACGCAGTAGACCGACGCGATGTTGTTCAGCGTAGACGCTACATCCGTGCGCGCGTCGAGACGCTTCTGTATTCTGTAAGCGGCGCGATACTGGGTCAGCGCCTTACGGGTGTCGTTGCTGAGCCAGTGGACGTTGCCCATATTGGTAAGGGTGTGGGATATTTCGAGTTCGTCGCCTAACTCTGTAAACACTGCGAGAGATTTCTCCAATGCGGCGAGCGCCGCTTTGCTGTCCTGACGAAGGCGGTATACATCGCCCAGCAGTTTGTAGGTTTCAGCAAGCAGTTTGTCAGGCGGCCGGTCCTGGTAAAGGCGGATGACGCGTGAGAAAGTCTGGTCGGCCAGGTCGAGTTCTCCGGTGTCCTTATGAATGATCCCCTTCAGCTTCAGGCTCTCACGAATTTCGTATTCGCGTCCCGACATTCTGGCCGCCCGGTCGACTTGCAATAGAAGCGCCAGGGCATCCGGGGCGCGGTCTTCCCGCAGGAAAGCTCTCGCGGCTATGTCGGCGCATCGCTCGGCTTCAGAGAGATTGCCTGCCTGCAGGTGCAGGCGGGCAGCGATATCGTGAGCGTTCATCTGGTCGGCAACCGGCGCGACCTGGGCGGAAATCCGTTTGATCGCGCAAGATCTCAGCAGGGGGAGAAGAAGCTGGGGTAAGGCGCGGGGCAGGCCGTCAGCTGCTGCGGGCGTCTCAGGCAGAATGCGGTGAAGATCAGCAAAGCCACCCGTCACTGCTGCCCGCACCGCGATCTTCTTCTGCGACAGCCTGGCCGGCGAAAACCGACCGAGCGTGGCTTCTCTCAAACGGTGCGGCCAGTAGATGTCGCCTGAGAAGCGGAATCGACCGTTGTCGTACTCGAGTAATCCGCGCCTGAAGTTGGCAATGAGTATGAGGAGGAAAGTGTTCGTATCCAAGTCAGTCAGTTCGGTCAGGCGCTCTCGTTCGGAGTTGCTGATCCGGAGATGATGCGACACGATGTCGTCAAATGCGGTATCTCGTCTGATAACAAATCCGGGCTGCAGCACACGCCGGAACGGATACCGAGCGCCGATTGCCTGCAGCGTGAGACACACTTCCCATGCCGAATCCGGCCGGCCATCTGCGTCTTTCGCGAGAAGTCGATTAATCAATTGGACAAGCTCCTCCGACAATTCCGGTCGCAGTTGAGCGAGCGGTGTCGGAGCTTGTTCACAAATGCGCCCATTCACTTTCACCGGGTCGTTATCTTCGTTCATGAACGGGTGGCGTCCAGTCAGAAGCTGGTACGCGATCACGCCCAGCGCGAACAGGTCTGATTTTGGAACGGTGAGGTGCTCGCGGATGGTCTCCGGCGCCATGTAGCCGACCGTACCCAGACCCAGGCGGGAGCTTTCCGGCTCGCCGATTCGCCGCCCAAGTGAAAAGTCAGAGAGCTTCACCCAGAAGAGTTGTTCAGATCGTAGATGCTTCCAGTTCTCCGGTAGAAATACGTTCTGCGGTTTGAGGTCGCCATGGATCAGGCCGGCGGCGCGCAAGAACTCGAGGTCGAGTGCGATGGCCGAAATGATGTTCAGGGTCAGATCGAGATTGTCGAGTTTTCCTACCCTATCGAGAGTCGGGCCGGGGCAGAATTCGAGTATTAGTCTGTCGAAATGTGGAGCAGGATCGACCAGCGGTCGCACCAGACCGGGAAAGCGGTATGTGCTGATCAAGTCGTATTCGCGGGCGAGCAGGCATCCGAAGTCCACTCGGGGCGTCGCAGTGTCCGCGCGGGCATACTTTATCGCTACGGGGTGCCCAAGCTGCTTGTGATAGGCTTTGACTACTTCCGCGGTCCCGCCCGTACCGAGGGGTTGGATATCCCCCACCGAGGCGTCTTCCGCGGCCTTGTACATGGCGTCCCGTACCGCGAATCAGTGCTTTTGCATCCGTGGCAAGATGAGCGTAAAGGTAGTGCTCCGTCCCGGCTCGGAGCTGACAGTCAGCTCGCCGCCGTGCTGCTCGATAATCGCCTTGCAGTTGTACAAACCGAGACCGTGCCCGCCCTTCTTGGTGGTAAAGTGCAGGTTGAAGATCTTCGCCTGGGTCCCGGCCGACATGCCGGTGCCGTTGTCTCGCACGCTCGTGGCCAGCGAGTCTTTGCCGCGGTCGAACCAGGCCTTGATCTCAATTTCGCGCTTGGACTCGGCCGGGTCGGCGTCCTCGGCAATTACACGATCCTCGATCGCGTCGGAGGCATTATTGAGCAGGTTGAGCAGCACCTGTTGAATCTGGCCGACATCCATCTCGACCGGCGGGATATCATCGGCCAGGTCGATCGTAAAGTGTACGAGCTTGAAGCGAGGCTGTATCTGCAGTGAGAACAAAAGATCGTCGATTAGGTGCTTGATATCGTAGCTGATGTACTCCGGCTCGGGCTTGGAGAAGTCCATCAGGTTGTCGACAAATTTCTTTATCTTGAAGATATTGTCGGTAATTGACTTGGCGTTGAATTTCACCTTGTCGAACTTTTCGCGGTCTATATTCACAGACATCAGCTCGGCGTTGTTGGCGATAATCGAGAGATAGTTGTTGAGCTCGTGCGCCACCGACGCGGCCATCTCGCCGCGCGCCACCAGCTTCTCCGACAGGATGACATACTGCTCCATGGTGACTTTCTCAGTGATATCCTCGATTGCCATGATAAGGCCGTCACGGCCGTCGGGGAGATTATCCAGGGGCGAGATCTTCAGCGAGAGGACTTTCTCGAGGTAGCGCGTGTGATGATAGAAACGCGGCTCGGAGACTTCGTGGCCGGTGGTCAGAACCATGTTTATCATGGTCTGCCAGCGCTGCATCTGCGATTCCGGCAGGGTGTCCAGAAAGCGGGTCGGTTCGGTTCCGGTCCGGAAGTCTTTGATTTTGTCTTTATCGAGATCGAAGATCTCGAGCGCCGCCGGGTTGATTGTCAGAATACGCCCGCGCGCATCGATTACGACAATTCCCACCGGTGAGTTGGAGACCACCGAATCGTTGTACTGCTCGAGCCTGAGCACGTGGTCATAGACGTGGGCGTTATGCAGAGCATTGGCCACCATCTGGGCGTAGAGCTCAAACAGGTAGAGGTCGGACTTGAGAAACATCCGGGCCTCACTCGAATTGTCGAGGTAGATGACACCGAGGGTGCGGTCCTTGATTTTGATCGGCACGCACATGATCGAGCGGAGGTGAAGCTCGATCACTGACTGCTGCTGGGCATAACGGTCATCGTTCTGCGCATCCGAAGTATAAATTGACCGTCCGCTCCGGGCGACCTGCCGGGCGATACTGGTCGAAATCTTGAATTCCTCCTGCACCATGTCTTCGCGACACAGATTGTAGACAGCTCTGACCTGAAGGTCACCGGTATCGTCGAGCAGCATGATCAGGCCGCGCTCGGCCTGCATCAGCTCGATCGCTTTCATCATGACGAGCTGAAGAACGTCGTCCAGCACGAGTGATGAATTGACCGCCATGGAGACTTCGAGCAGAGCCCGAAGGTCGGACTGGCGGGTGTTGATTTCGGTGGTCTCGTCGGCCAGACGGGGATTGGACTCCGCCACCTGGTCGAGCGTGGCTTCGAGATCGGCGAAAAGATCGGTGGGCGGCCGGTCTGCAGATTCCGCCACCTGGGCGGGGCCGCCGGAGAATTTCGAATGGGTCCTGGTTGGCGAGTGCTTGTTAGTCTTTTCCATTCAAACCTGCCGAAACTATGGGTATTCAATCACGTTATCGGCGATCTGAAGGGATTTCTTAAGACGGGGAACCATCTCGATGCTACTGACCGACAGGGACTTGTCGGTCGATCATG
This DNA window, taken from Candidatus Zixiibacteriota bacterium, encodes the following:
- a CDS encoding serine/threonine-protein kinase is translated as MYKAAEDASVGDIQPLGTGGTAEVVKAYHKQLGHPVAIKYARADTATPRVDFGCLLAREYDLISTYRFPGLVRPLVDPAPHFDRLILEFCPGPTLDRVGKLDNLDLTLNIISAIALDLEFLRAAGLIHGDLKPQNVFLPENWKHLRSEQLFWVKLSDFSLGRRIGEPESSRLGLGTVGYMAPETIREHLTVPKSDLFALGVIAYQLLTGRHPFMNEDNDPVKVNGRICEQAPTPLAQLRPELSEELVQLINRLLAKDADGRPDSAWEVCLTLQAIGARYPFRRVLQPGFVIRRDTAFDDIVSHHLRISNSERERLTELTDLDTNTFLLILIANFRRGLLEYDNGRFRFSGDIYWPHRLREATLGRFSPARLSQKKIAVRAAVTGGFADLHRILPETPAAADGLPRALPQLLLPLLRSCAIKRISAQVAPVADQMNAHDIAARLHLQAGNLSEAERCADIAARAFLREDRAPDALALLLQVDRAARMSGREYEIRESLKLKGIIHKDTGELDLADQTFSRVIRLYQDRPPDKLLAETYKLLGDVYRLRQDSKAALAALEKSLAVFTELGDELEISHTLTNMGNVHWLSNDTRKALTQYRAAYRIQKRLDARTDVASTLNNIASVYCVQGKLKRSIFLFNHSLKLKKEIGNQGEIARTLNNLGYTYQLAGSDAKAAEALAEALAINRRIGSKKEILYNLENLVGLKVAAGQLRESQTLLDEGLALAQSTGILAHEGPLYSHQATISKRMGQYDDASHALSAIDSILTRLDDQALRLAADIQRGSIRYYLGDREGALTIARQTYQAAVESRNSPAELDSLLLLLKLTDEPSYWESARKIVEERKLRREHRIAVFSRLEFVLEHDHLQSVSAMADDPLLALDGLESNLELPWMLNVSGTLALRMGNRARAAARFEPARALAERIGLTPELIISLTMLGRIAKTDGEYETAFSHFKRALRLCKQVADTIDDVTDRSLFLGRPMVVSLAAEIKALGSRLGQKERAGR
- a CDS encoding ATP-binding protein — translated: MEKTNKHSPTRTHSKFSGGPAQVAESADRPPTDLFADLEATLDQVAESNPRLADETTEINTRQSDLRALLEVSMAVNSSLVLDDVLQLVMMKAIELMQAERGLIMLLDDTGDLQVRAVYNLCREDMVQEEFKISTSIARQVARSGRSIYTSDAQNDDRYAQQQSVIELHLRSIMCVPIKIKDRTLGVIYLDNSSEARMFLKSDLYLFELYAQMVANALHNAHVYDHVLRLEQYNDSVVSNSPVGIVVIDARGRILTINPAALEIFDLDKDKIKDFRTGTEPTRFLDTLPESQMQRWQTMINMVLTTGHEVSEPRFYHHTRYLEKVLSLKISPLDNLPDGRDGLIMAIEDITEKVTMEQYVILSEKLVARGEMAASVAHELNNYLSIIANNAELMSVNIDREKFDKVKFNAKSITDNIFKIKKFVDNLMDFSKPEPEYISYDIKHLIDDLLFSLQIQPRFKLVHFTIDLADDIPPVEMDVGQIQQVLLNLLNNASDAIEDRVIAEDADPAESKREIEIKAWFDRGKDSLATSVRDNGTGMSAGTQAKIFNLHFTTKKGGHGLGLYNCKAIIEQHGGELTVSSEPGRSTTFTLILPRMQKH